In Sphingobacterium sp. lm-10, the DNA window ACAATTATCGTGCAGTACGCGCTAATATGAAGATAGATGCCAAAGTCACCAATTGGTTTGAAATGGGGGCAAACATCAACTTTCAAAATAGATCCGATGGCAACGTAGATATAGATCAGGCGCAAGCACTGCGCAATAGTCCGTATGGCGATTATGCCGATGCCGACGGCAACCCGGTTCAATTTCCTTTAGGTCCGGAATTTAGTCAGCGCGGTTACAATTATGACTTCGTCAAACAGTTTCTGGAGCTGGAAAAGGGCTTTACTACATTGAATTCTATTTTGCAAGCACGTGTGAAGTTGCCGTTCAATATTAATTACTCATTCAATGCTTCACCGCGCTTCCAGTTTTTTCATGATCGCTACTTTATGTCGGCAGCTTTGCCGGGGTCAGATCCTAAATCACGGGGAGTGAACCGCGCGCAGGCACAACGATTCGACTGGTCTATCAATAATATCCTTAGCTGGGAGAAGGAGTTTAATGATAAACATCGGCTGAATGCCACCCTCGTTTACGAGGCGGAAGAGCGTCAATTCTGGGAAGATATCATCAATGCGAGGAATATATTGCCATCAGACGCTTTGGGCTTTCACAATACTAGAAATGGTATGAAAGAAGATAGCTCCTACTCTAGCTACGATACCCGCCAAACCGCTGATGGAATGCTGGGACGTTTGTTTTACTCTTACGATGATCGGTATCAGATAACTACTTCTATACGGCGCGATGGTTATTCCGGTTTTGGTACCTCCAACCCGCATGCTTTTTTCCCATCGGCCGCAGTAGCCTGGAATTTTACCAACGAAAGCTTTTTCAATCTGAAAAATATTGTCGATAACGGTAAGCTCCGTGTATCGTATGGAGAGAATGGTAATCGATCTTTAGCAGATCCTAATCTGGCATTGGCGAATCTCTATGAAGGAGCAGGTAAAATGCAAGGTTACCTGAACAGCGCTGGAGAATTGGCGTTATACCGGTATTTAATGGCCGATCGTTTGGCTAACCCTTTTTTACAGTGGGAAAAGACAGCATCCTGGAATGTAGGTCTAGAGTTTTCCCTACTTAATAATCGCATATCTACGACCATGGAGTTTTATTCCATGAGTACGCATGATATGATTATGCAGCAGCGATTGCCATCGTTTACCGGCTTTGAGCGTATCGCGACGAATCTAGGACAGGTAGACAATAGAGGTTTTGAATTTACCCTAAACACCCTAAATATTCAGCGTGAAAACTTCCAATGGTCTACCAATTTTGGCATGTCGTACAACAAAAACCGGATCAAACATTTGTATTATCAATACGAAGACATCATCGCCCCAGACGGGAGTGTGCTCAGCCGCCGCGAAGTAAATGATGTACCTAATGGATGGTTTATCGATCAACCGATTGATGTAATCTGGAATTATCGGGTTACCGGAATCTGGCAAACACATGAGGTGGAAGAGGCCGCGCGTTATGGACAATTTCCGGGAGACCCTAAAGTAGCTAATAATTATACCGCAGACGATGTAGTGAATGCAGATGGCAGCACAAAGCCGGTGTTTAACGATGAAGACAAAGAATTTTTAGGCCGTGGCGTGGCACCTTTCCAATGGTCGTTGCGAAGTGATTTTACCTTGTGGAAAGACTTGACGTTCTCCTTCAACTTATATGCATATACAGGACACAAAAGCTTAAATGGGAATTACCTTAATAACGATGATAATGGTGGTCATATGGCATATGGCCTTTCTAACCGCGAGCGGAAAGAATATTGGACTCCAGATAACCCAACCAACGAATTTGGTCGAATTGAAGCGGGTGGCCCAGTAGGTGCTGGCGGTGTTAATAAGCTGTACAATCGCTCTTTTGTCCGATTGGAAAATATTACCATAGGTTACACTTTACCTAGACAGTGGACTTCAAACCTGGATTTAAACAGCGTAAAATTCTTTGGTGCTGTTCGCAACGTGGCGACATGGGCACCAGGATGGCCATACGGAGACCCGGAGACCGGCAATTGGGCGCCTCGCCTGTATACGTTTGGCTTAAATCTAGTTTTTTAAATTTTAAAATATTTGATCATGAAAAATATTCATCAACGATCTAACCGCATTTTCTATTGCATAGCGTCGATAATGGGGGGCATTATGCTGCTCAGCAGTTGTTCTAAAGACTTTTTAAAACCCAATCCCCTGTCTATATATGAGCCAACAGCCACCTTCTCTACCGAATCGGGATTGATGTCGGCTATGGCGATTTGTGATCGCCATCTGAAATTGTACTGGGCTACAGAGCACAATGAGATGCTAACGTTGGGTACAGAGTATATCTTTTCGGAACTCATGGTTGCGGGTGCAACAGACAAGCGAAATATGCTCTGTGATGTGGCCAATATGCTCACACCAACGAGCGAAACCGGAATGCAGAATCTCGACAGAACCAATAGTATTTGGTATCTATGGCAAGAAACCTACAAGGGGATTTCGTATGCCAATACCATTATTCAATTCGTAGATCGAGTAGAAGGTCTGGATGACAATATCAAAAATGCTTATAAAGGCAGAGCCTATTTTCATCGTGCTTTCCGGTACATGGCCTTAGTCTTTCAGTTTGGCGATATTCCTCTGGTCAGTAAGTTGTTAGAAGTGCCTAAACAGAACTACCGTAGTACCGAACGCGATGCTATTTTACAGATGCTGGTGCAGGATATGGAATTTGCTGTAGAATGGGTGCCAACCCAACAGGAAACAAACCTGATTGGCTTAGTCAATAAAGGGGCATGTCGTATGCTGCTAACAAAACTTTATTTGGCGATCGGTGAATACGCCAAAGCAAAGGAGCAGACAGATATACTGATTAACCAGTCGGGTTATTCACTCATGACGGGTAATTTCGGCACTTTCAACCCGGGCGGAGAAGCCCGTACTTGGCCGATAACTAGAAATGTCATTTGGGATATGCACCGCGCGGAAAACAAACTCATCGCGGCCAATAAGGAAGTCATTATGGGGATGCCAAATCGCGGCTCGGATGCAGAATCATTTTCGCAAATGCTAACGATGCGGATTCTTTATCCATTTGTTTTCGACAACCGCGTGCAAGCTCCTGATGGTCGCCAAGCCCTACTTAATACCCGCCGTAATAGCGGGGATTATAACCCCTTATATGATTATATGCGGGCATTCGGGCGTGGCATCTCTACCTTCCGACCTACGTACTTTCAAACGCATGCCGTATGGAGTGTCAATGGCGAGGTAGATGCAACGGATCTGCGGCATAGCTCCAGTACTGGAAACTGGATGCGCATGGAAGATTATAAAGTCAACAACAAAGCTTCAGCACAATTTGGGCAGAACCTAACGCTATTTCACCCTACCACGGGCGCGCTGTTGTGCAGCGATACGATTCGCCGGTGGTTCGATGTGCCCCACTACAAATTCTTTTTAAATGACCCGGTGAATGAAGCAAACATTGTCGGTTCGGATGGTCTTCGCGGAGCGACTAACGGGGGTATTGCCGATTGGTACTTATACCGTCTGGCAGAAGCATACCTACTCCGCGCAGAGGCTAAATATTATCTGAATCCAAACGATGGAACGATTAAGGATGATTTGAATAGTATCCGCCAACGGGCACAGTGTACCCAATTGTACCAAGGGACAGTCAATATCGGTGATATTATGAATGAGCGCGCGCGTGAATTGTATTGGGAGGAATGGCGCAACGTCGAGTTGAAGCGTGTATCGCTATGTTTGGCGCGTAGCGGCAGACCAGATGAATGGGGGAATACCTACAGCTTAGCAAACTTTGATAGGCAGTCGGGCACCGACGCGGCGGGCGGAAGTTACTGGTATCAACGCATCAACCATTATAGCATGTACAATAAAGGACCAATCCAGATCAATGCCACTGGAAATAGTAATCCAAATTATACGATGGATAAGAAGAATATGTACTGGCCGATCCCATATGCTGCCATTACGGCAAACACCAAAGGTGTGCTTAGTCAAAACTTTGGTTATGATGGCTACGACGCTGGTGTGTCCAAGTGGAGCACCTGGCAGGAAGCTGTGGCAGACGAGGATAAGACTGAGTAAAATGCGGTAAAGCCGCTGGCAAATTCTTGCCAGCGGAGTTATCTTTTTCAAGAGCTTCTTGATGCCATGCTATACGTGAAATGATTTGCGTGTAGCATGGCATTTTTATTTTTGAGAAATTTTATACTTCCATTTCAAACCTTTTACAAACTGTGTGATATTTTTTATAATTAAAGGCTAACTTCGCCAGCGAACTCGAAAACCTCAAATCAGGAGGGCTTTTTATGCGGAAAATTATCATCACCATAGCAACTGTATTTTTTTGTTGTGCTATGGCTACAAGTCAAGTACAACCAGATTCCTTGGTCACATTCACCGATACGGTCGACGTAGATAAACCCCGTTTCCAACAGCAACCCGGTCTGGCGCTGGCAGCCTCTAAAATATTTTTTTCAGAAAAGCGCTGGTCGATTGGTGGCTTCGGTGAATTTAATTATGTACCACTTCAGCAAAATGTAAGCTCGGATCTGGGTGATCTCGAGCTCTATTATTCTGGATTGTATCGTTATGCCACATTTTTCGGCTACCGATTGACGGACAAACTAATTTGGAACTCGGAGTTTCAGCTGGAATTCCTGCATGATAGAGAGGGGAATACGCATCACGAGATCGTGGTAGAAGCGTTTGTAGATTATCTTTTTGCAGACTATTTGAAGGGG includes these proteins:
- a CDS encoding SusC/RagA family TonB-linked outer membrane protein gives rise to the protein MMNKCYLILVILLTSLSPYRATIAFAQSQNSRISGIVTSEVGAPLEGVTVQVKGTDRATSTNAEGRYTLELPVTGGSTLIFTSTGFAVQETAIQNRNTIDVILANDVHGMDEVVVVGYGSMRKKDLTGAVTQIRPDNIANENPRTVQDILRGTPGVRVGFDPSAKGGGGLQIRGQRSVYNEGGHNSPLLILDGMIFYGELSELNPDDIEQIDILKDASAAAVYGAQAASGVIIITTKKGKPGKPIINLRTNVGASTLSTFREPFDEAGYLKHREDWFTKNTYGVNPTTGAYEAYQTGLFAQQPGFFVRPDRLPSGVSADTWRGYTSNEDGESDMAIWGRRLGFTGNALQNFLDGKFTDWSRHVFRTGLDQDYNASVSGAGDRVNYYLSMGYMKNQGVVVSDNYRAVRANMKIDAKVTNWFEMGANINFQNRSDGNVDIDQAQALRNSPYGDYADADGNPVQFPLGPEFSQRGYNYDFVKQFLELEKGFTTLNSILQARVKLPFNINYSFNASPRFQFFHDRYFMSAALPGSDPKSRGVNRAQAQRFDWSINNILSWEKEFNDKHRLNATLVYEAEERQFWEDIINARNILPSDALGFHNTRNGMKEDSSYSSYDTRQTADGMLGRLFYSYDDRYQITTSIRRDGYSGFGTSNPHAFFPSAAVAWNFTNESFFNLKNIVDNGKLRVSYGENGNRSLADPNLALANLYEGAGKMQGYLNSAGELALYRYLMADRLANPFLQWEKTASWNVGLEFSLLNNRISTTMEFYSMSTHDMIMQQRLPSFTGFERIATNLGQVDNRGFEFTLNTLNIQRENFQWSTNFGMSYNKNRIKHLYYQYEDIIAPDGSVLSRREVNDVPNGWFIDQPIDVIWNYRVTGIWQTHEVEEAARYGQFPGDPKVANNYTADDVVNADGSTKPVFNDEDKEFLGRGVAPFQWSLRSDFTLWKDLTFSFNLYAYTGHKSLNGNYLNNDDNGGHMAYGLSNRERKEYWTPDNPTNEFGRIEAGGPVGAGGVNKLYNRSFVRLENITIGYTLPRQWTSNLDLNSVKFFGAVRNVATWAPGWPYGDPETGNWAPRLYTFGLNLVF
- a CDS encoding RagB/SusD family nutrient uptake outer membrane protein → MKNIHQRSNRIFYCIASIMGGIMLLSSCSKDFLKPNPLSIYEPTATFSTESGLMSAMAICDRHLKLYWATEHNEMLTLGTEYIFSELMVAGATDKRNMLCDVANMLTPTSETGMQNLDRTNSIWYLWQETYKGISYANTIIQFVDRVEGLDDNIKNAYKGRAYFHRAFRYMALVFQFGDIPLVSKLLEVPKQNYRSTERDAILQMLVQDMEFAVEWVPTQQETNLIGLVNKGACRMLLTKLYLAIGEYAKAKEQTDILINQSGYSLMTGNFGTFNPGGEARTWPITRNVIWDMHRAENKLIAANKEVIMGMPNRGSDAESFSQMLTMRILYPFVFDNRVQAPDGRQALLNTRRNSGDYNPLYDYMRAFGRGISTFRPTYFQTHAVWSVNGEVDATDLRHSSSTGNWMRMEDYKVNNKASAQFGQNLTLFHPTTGALLCSDTIRRWFDVPHYKFFLNDPVNEANIVGSDGLRGATNGGIADWYLYRLAEAYLLRAEAKYYLNPNDGTIKDDLNSIRQRAQCTQLYQGTVNIGDIMNERARELYWEEWRNVELKRVSLCLARSGRPDEWGNTYSLANFDRQSGTDAAGGSYWYQRINHYSMYNKGPIQINATGNSNPNYTMDKKNMYWPIPYAAITANTKGVLSQNFGYDGYDAGVSKWSTWQEAVADEDKTE